From one Candidatus Omnitrophota bacterium genomic stretch:
- a CDS encoding L-threonylcarbamoyladenylate synthase, translating to MRSSKSTEVLKTSPKDILRAARVLRSGGLVAFPTETVYGLGADMTDKGAVRRLYRVKKRPLSKPFAVMIADRKMVGRMGCRFTGEARALTDKLWPGPLTVILEGNGGKKTGFRMPDHVVALKLLKEAKVPLAVPSANLSGNPPPRSAGDVLRDLDGKIGLVLDGGRTNIGVESTVIDMTVTPPRILREGAISRREIENILAHSKPRRNG from the coding sequence ATGCGTTCTTCGAAGAGCACGGAAGTATTAAAGACGTCGCCCAAGGATATATTGCGCGCCGCACGCGTCCTGAGAAGCGGAGGGCTCGTCGCGTTCCCGACGGAGACGGTCTACGGCCTCGGCGCGGATATGACGGATAAAGGCGCCGTAAGGAGGCTCTACAGGGTCAAGAAGAGGCCACTCTCTAAACCGTTCGCCGTCATGATCGCGGACAGGAAGATGGTCGGGAGGATGGGGTGCCGTTTCACCGGTGAAGCCAGGGCGCTCACCGATAAGCTCTGGCCGGGGCCGCTTACAGTGATATTGGAAGGCAACGGCGGAAAAAAGACCGGTTTCAGGATGCCCGACCACGTGGTAGCGCTGAAACTTCTTAAGGAAGCGAAGGTCCCCCTGGCGGTGCCTAGCGCGAACCTTAGCGGTAACCCGCCTCCGAGGTCCGCAGGGGACGTCTTGAGGGACCTGGACGGTAAGATAGGGTTGGTACTTGACGGAGGCAGGACAAATATAGGCGTCGAGTCCACGGTCATAGACATGACCGTCACCCCTCCGCGTATACTCCGTGAGGGCGCGATATCGCGCCGGGAAATAGAAAATATATTGGCTCATAGCAAACCGAGGCGCAATGGGTAA
- a CDS encoding low molecular weight protein arginine phosphatase, giving the protein MGKVRSILLVCTGNSCRSVMAEGLLKKYLKEAGKGDIEVRSAGVIAVDGLGPTIETVETMKEEGIDVSNFRATRLTDELIKSSDLILVMEESHRAEIVERVPEAAPKTHLLKKFGAEDDKRHSEGFSIPDPIGRPPKDYGYCRETIKREIERIVKLL; this is encoded by the coding sequence ATGGGTAAAGTACGCTCGATCCTCCTGGTATGCACCGGCAACAGCTGCCGTTCCGTTATGGCCGAGGGCCTTCTGAAGAAGTATCTGAAAGAGGCGGGGAAAGGCGACATAGAAGTCCGTTCAGCCGGCGTCATAGCCGTCGATGGCCTGGGGCCGACGATAGAGACGGTCGAGACGATGAAGGAAGAAGGCATCGACGTATCGAATTTCCGGGCGACCCGGCTTACCGATGAATTGATAAAGAGTTCGGACCTTATACTGGTGATGGAAGAATCCCATAGGGCCGAGATAGTAGAACGGGTGCCGGAGGCGGCCCCGAAGACGCACTTACTGAAGAAGTTCGGCGCGGAAGACGATAAACGGCACAGCGAGGGGTTCAGCATCCCGGACCCCATAGGGCGTCCGCCGAAGGATTACGGATATTGCAGGGAGACGATAAAGAGAGAGATAGAGAGGATCGTGAAATTATTATGA
- the purB gene encoding adenylosuccinate lyase, with product MIQRYSLPRMSAIWSEENRFRKMLDVEIFACEALAKLGRIPRKALLQIQKRARFDVERIKEIESQTNHDVIAFIKNLSENIGEDAKYVHMGLTSSDVLDTALSVQMRESCELLIEDVNRLLRILRSKARRHKRTLMIGRTHSVHAEPMTFGLKLALYFDEMKRDLERLKGARETVSVGKISGAVGTYANIDPFVEEYVCKRLGLKAARISTQILQRDRHAEFLTAIAITGTSIEKFATEFRNLQHTEIGEVEEYFSSTQKGSSAMPHKKNPILCERLGGLARILRANAVAAMEDMVLWHERDISHSSVERVILPDSTILLDYMLNKFAEVVSKLIVHEDRMLENLDKSGGVVFSGRLLLELVNRGLTRNEAYDKVQKAAFNAKRDNTGFKESLLGDDGIRSILSAREIEEIFDFRYHIKHVDRIFRRVGI from the coding sequence ATGATCCAGCGTTATTCGCTTCCGAGGATGTCTGCCATATGGAGCGAGGAGAACCGTTTCAGGAAGATGCTCGATGTCGAGATCTTCGCATGCGAGGCCCTCGCGAAACTCGGCCGCATCCCCAGGAAGGCGCTTTTACAGATACAGAAGAGAGCGCGGTTCGACGTAGAACGCATAAAAGAGATAGAGAGCCAGACGAACCACGACGTCATCGCCTTCATAAAGAACCTCTCGGAGAATATCGGCGAGGACGCCAAATACGTCCACATGGGGCTCACCTCGAGCGATGTCCTCGATACGGCCCTCTCGGTCCAGATGCGGGAGTCCTGCGAGCTGCTGATAGAAGACGTCAACAGACTGCTCAGGATACTGCGCTCGAAGGCGCGCCGGCATAAACGGACGCTCATGATCGGCCGGACGCATTCCGTGCACGCAGAGCCGATGACGTTCGGGCTGAAGCTGGCGCTCTACTTCGACGAGATGAAGCGTGACCTCGAGCGGCTGAAGGGCGCGCGCGAAACTGTGAGCGTCGGGAAGATCTCCGGCGCTGTCGGGACGTATGCCAATATCGACCCGTTCGTCGAGGAGTATGTCTGCAAACGGCTGGGCCTGAAGGCGGCGCGCATCTCGACGCAGATATTACAGCGCGACAGGCACGCGGAGTTCCTCACGGCGATAGCTATCACCGGGACATCGATAGAGAAGTTCGCCACCGAATTCAGGAACCTCCAGCACACGGAGATAGGAGAGGTGGAGGAGTACTTCTCCTCGACACAGAAGGGCTCGAGCGCGATGCCGCACAAAAAGAACCCGATCTTGTGCGAGCGGCTCGGCGGCCTGGCGCGGATACTCAGGGCGAACGCCGTCGCCGCCATGGAGGATATGGTGCTGTGGCACGAGCGCGACATATCCCATTCTTCCGTGGAGCGCGTGATATTGCCGGATTCGACGATACTCCTCGATTATATGCTCAATAAGTTCGCCGAGGTCGTCTCGAAGCTTATCGTGCACGAAGACAGGATGCTGGAGAACCTCGATAAGTCGGGCGGAGTGGTATTCTCGGGACGTCTTCTCCTGGAGCTCGTCAACAGGGGCCTGACGCGCAACGAGGCGTACGACAAGGTACAGAAGGCGGCCTTCAACGCCAAACGGGATAATACGGGGTTCAAGGAGTCGCTCCTGGGCGACGACGGCATACGGTCCATACTGAGCGCGAGGGAGATCGAAGAGATATTCGATTTCAGGTACCATATTAAACATGTCGACAGGATATTCAGGAGAGTCGGAATATGA
- the purM gene encoding phosphoribosylformylglycinamidine cyclo-ligase, producing the protein MKRVTYKSSGVDIDTANALVSDYKRFAKSTKTPGVISDVGSFGGLFRPAFRKFRDPVLVSSTDGVGTKLKIAFLADRHDTVGIDLVAMSANDVLCSGAEGLFFLDYISTGKVRPRVLKAVVKGIADGCREAGYALVGGETAEMPGMYKAGEYDLAGFAVGIVGRGEVIDGRRIAIGDIVLGLESSGLHSNGYSLVRKVFSRKELKRYSKELLKPTRLYCRPVLAVKKEAEIKGIANITGGAFYDKIPRIIPKGMAIEIYGDSWEIPEIFSMIKEKGNVDTGEMFRTLNMGIGMVLVLPGRDVDRAQAVLKRHALRSHVIGRVVKGNGQVIIR; encoded by the coding sequence GTGAAACGAGTCACCTATAAATCCTCAGGCGTAGATATCGACACCGCGAACGCGCTCGTTTCGGATTACAAGCGCTTTGCGAAGTCCACGAAGACGCCGGGCGTCATAAGCGATGTCGGGAGTTTCGGGGGGCTCTTCAGGCCCGCGTTCAGGAAATTCCGAGACCCGGTACTCGTCTCGTCGACCGACGGGGTCGGGACGAAATTGAAGATAGCGTTCCTCGCCGATAGGCACGATACGGTGGGCATAGACCTTGTAGCCATGAGCGCCAACGACGTCCTCTGCTCCGGCGCCGAGGGGCTCTTCTTCCTCGACTATATCTCGACGGGCAAGGTCAGGCCGCGCGTCCTGAAGGCGGTGGTCAAAGGGATAGCGGACGGGTGCCGCGAGGCCGGCTACGCGCTCGTAGGCGGCGAGACGGCCGAGATGCCGGGCATGTATAAGGCCGGCGAATACGACCTTGCCGGGTTCGCGGTCGGCATCGTCGGGCGGGGCGAAGTGATCGACGGCCGCCGCATAGCCATAGGGGATATCGTCCTGGGCCTGGAGTCGAGCGGATTGCATTCGAACGGGTATTCTTTAGTGAGGAAGGTCTTCTCCCGGAAAGAGCTGAAAAGGTATTCGAAGGAATTATTGAAGCCGACGCGCCTCTATTGCAGGCCGGTCCTGGCCGTAAAGAAGGAAGCGGAGATAAAGGGGATAGCGAACATAACCGGCGGGGCATTCTACGATAAGATACCGAGGATAATACCGAAAGGGATGGCCATAGAGATATACGGGGACTCGTGGGAGATACCAGAGATATTCTCCATGATCAAAGAGAAGGGGAATGTGGATACCGGGGAGATGTTCCGCACGCTCAATATGGGCATAGGCATGGTGCTGGTATTGCCGGGGCGCGACGTCGACAGGGCGCAGGCGGTCTTAAAACGCCATGCGTTACGCTCGCACGTGATAGGCAGGGTTGTGAAGGGGAACGGGCAGGTAATAATAAGATAA
- the purE gene encoding 5-(carboxyamino)imidazole ribonucleotide mutase, whose amino-acid sequence MKRLKVAIVMGSDSDLPTMDEAAKVLGEYGVEYEIKILSAHRSPDDTAKFAKSARARGFGVIIAGGGGAAALAGVIASHTTLPVIGVPMETKELKGIDSLFSTVQMPSGVPVATLTIGKTGAKNAAILALEILAIRDKTIEKRLLTLKKSLAESVRKKNIRS is encoded by the coding sequence ATGAAACGGCTGAAAGTTGCGATAGTGATGGGGAGCGATTCCGACCTTCCGACGATGGACGAGGCGGCTAAGGTCCTCGGAGAATACGGCGTTGAGTATGAGATAAAGATATTATCCGCCCACCGTTCCCCTGACGATACGGCAAAATTCGCGAAGTCGGCAAGGGCGAGGGGATTCGGGGTGATCATAGCGGGGGGGGGCGGGGCGGCGGCGCTTGCCGGCGTCATAGCAAGCCATACGACGCTTCCCGTCATAGGGGTGCCGATGGAGACGAAAGAGCTGAAAGGCATAGATTCGCTCTTCTCCACAGTGCAGATGCCCTCAGGCGTTCCCGTTGCGACGTTGACCATAGGGAAGACCGGGGCAAAGAACGCCGCCATACTTGCGCTTGAGATACTGGCCATACGGGATAAGACGATAGAGAAGAGATTGCTTACCCTTAAGAAGTCGCTTGCAGAGTCGGTCAGGAAGAAGAATATCAGGTCCTGA
- the purD gene encoding phosphoribosylamine--glycine ligase — protein MKILLIGSGGREHALAWKMAKSPKCEKLYCAPGNGGMSEIAELVNIEADDINGLLEFAKSKKIGLTVVGPEVPLVAGIADAFQKEALKVFGPAKGLARLEGSKVFAKEMMKRLGVPTAGFSVFDNAEAALKHLEEKGAPIVVKADGLCGGKGVVVCKTVDEGKEAISAMMIGKVFGPAGNRIVMEECLTGEEASIIVISDGKNVIPLASSQDHKRVFDKDRGPNTGGMGAYSPAPVVTDALLKKVMETVIYPIVQDFARSGTPYKGVLYAGIMVTEKGPMVLEFNVRFGDPETQAILPRLKSDLVEVMERASDGRLGGYNLEWDRRPCVSVVMASGGYPDKYEKGIEIKGLDDVRAEKDVVVFHAGTKVGIRSTDTARTFLTNGGRVLNVTALGDDIEKAIDRCYEAVRMISFDRMHYRKDIGHRAIKNSNQ, from the coding sequence ATGAAGATCCTGTTGATAGGTTCAGGCGGAAGAGAGCACGCGCTGGCATGGAAGATGGCGAAGAGCCCGAAGTGCGAGAAACTGTACTGCGCGCCGGGTAACGGCGGCATGTCGGAGATCGCCGAGCTTGTAAATATAGAGGCCGACGATATCAACGGGCTGCTTGAATTCGCGAAGTCGAAGAAGATAGGCCTCACCGTCGTGGGTCCGGAGGTCCCTCTCGTAGCCGGTATCGCCGACGCGTTCCAGAAAGAGGCCCTGAAGGTATTCGGCCCTGCAAAGGGACTCGCGCGGCTTGAGGGGAGCAAGGTATTTGCAAAGGAGATGATGAAGCGTCTCGGTGTCCCGACAGCCGGTTTCAGCGTATTTGATAATGCAGAAGCGGCGCTGAAGCACCTGGAGGAGAAGGGCGCGCCCATAGTGGTCAAGGCGGACGGATTATGCGGCGGCAAGGGCGTCGTCGTCTGTAAAACGGTCGATGAGGGCAAAGAAGCCATAAGCGCCATGATGATCGGCAAGGTATTCGGACCCGCAGGCAACAGGATCGTCATGGAGGAATGCCTCACGGGTGAGGAGGCGTCCATAATAGTCATATCCGACGGGAAGAATGTGATCCCGCTTGCGTCGAGCCAGGACCATAAGAGGGTATTCGACAAGGACAGGGGACCCAATACGGGCGGTATGGGCGCATATTCTCCGGCGCCGGTCGTGACCGACGCCCTTTTGAAGAAGGTGATGGAGACGGTCATATACCCGATAGTACAGGATTTTGCGAGATCCGGGACACCTTATAAAGGGGTTCTCTACGCCGGCATAATGGTAACGGAAAAAGGCCCTATGGTCCTGGAATTCAACGTCAGGTTCGGCGATCCGGAGACGCAGGCGATACTACCCCGCCTCAAAAGCGACCTGGTGGAGGTCATGGAACGCGCCTCGGACGGGAGACTGGGCGGCTATAACCTTGAGTGGGACAGGAGGCCGTGCGTTTCGGTCGTTATGGCGTCCGGCGGCTACCCGGATAAATACGAGAAAGGTATAGAGATAAAAGGGCTGGACGATGTGAGGGCAGAGAAGGACGTCGTCGTGTTTCACGCCGGGACCAAGGTCGGGATCCGTTCCACCGATACCGCCAGGACTTTTCTCACGAACGGGGGAAGGGTGCTGAACGTGACGGCCCTCGGGGATGATATAGAGAAGGCCATCGACAGATGCTATGAAGCCGTCCGCATGATAAGCTTTGACAGGATGCATTACAGGAAGGATATCGGGCACAGGGCTATAAAAAATAGTAACCAGTAG
- the glyA gene encoding serine hydroxymethyltransferase, which produces MKHLKKEDPEIFRAVLDETKRENAGIELIASENFVSEAVLEAQGSSLTNKYAEGYPDARWYNGCRYVDVVERLAVERAKKLFGAEHVNVQSHSGTQANMVIYFAMLKPGDTVLSMCLSCGGHLSHGHPHNFSGKFYKIIPYGLDKDTEMLDYDAIMELAKRHKPKMILAGASAYPRSMDFRKFRKIADAVGAFLFVDIAHIAGLVASGLHESPVPYAEFVTSTTHKTMRGPRGGFIMCKREFAKRIDTEVFPGIQGGPLMHVVAAKAVCFREALKPGFRSYQRQVLKNARTLAGELSKRGFRIVAGGTDTHLFLVDLTAKKITGKDAAILLDRVGITVNKNLIPFDTNSPFVTSGIRIGSPAVTTRGMKEPEMRKIASLIDAVLGDPGNEKVSRAAREEVGILVKKFPLYKGLIKDLERR; this is translated from the coding sequence ATGAAGCATCTTAAAAAAGAAGACCCGGAGATATTCAGGGCGGTCCTGGACGAGACGAAGAGGGAGAACGCCGGCATAGAGCTCATAGCGAGCGAGAACTTCGTTAGCGAGGCGGTGCTCGAGGCGCAGGGATCGAGCCTGACCAATAAGTACGCGGAAGGATACCCGGACGCGCGCTGGTATAACGGATGCCGTTATGTAGACGTCGTGGAACGACTTGCCGTGGAGCGGGCCAAGAAATTATTCGGGGCCGAACACGTAAACGTCCAATCGCATTCGGGGACGCAGGCCAACATGGTCATCTACTTCGCCATGCTGAAACCGGGCGATACGGTCCTTTCGATGTGCCTCTCCTGCGGCGGCCATCTCTCTCACGGCCACCCGCACAACTTCTCCGGCAAATTTTATAAGATAATCCCGTACGGCCTCGATAAGGATACGGAGATGCTCGACTACGACGCGATAATGGAACTGGCCAAAAGGCACAAGCCGAAGATGATCCTGGCGGGCGCATCGGCGTATCCGCGTTCGATGGATTTCAGGAAATTCAGAAAGATCGCCGACGCGGTCGGAGCGTTCCTCTTCGTCGACATAGCGCACATAGCCGGCCTTGTGGCCTCGGGGCTTCACGAAAGCCCCGTCCCGTACGCGGAGTTCGTCACCTCTACCACCCACAAGACGATGCGGGGGCCGAGGGGCGGTTTCATAATGTGTAAAAGAGAGTTCGCGAAAAGGATCGATACCGAAGTGTTCCCGGGCATACAGGGAGGGCCCCTGATGCATGTGGTCGCGGCGAAGGCGGTCTGCTTCAGGGAAGCGCTTAAGCCCGGGTTCAGATCGTACCAGAGACAGGTCCTGAAGAACGCCAGGACACTTGCCGGAGAGCTCTCAAAAAGGGGCTTCAGGATAGTGGCGGGCGGTACGGATACACACCTCTTCCTTGTCGACCTCACCGCCAAAAAGATCACCGGGAAGGACGCGGCCATACTGCTGGACAGGGTGGGCATAACCGTCAACAAGAACCTGATACCGTTCGACACCAATTCGCCTTTCGTGACGAGCGGGATCCGCATCGGATCGCCGGCCGTCACGACGCGCGGGATGAAAGAGCCCGAGATGCGGAAGATCGCATCACTCATCGATGCGGTCCTGGGCGACCCCGGCAATGAAAAGGTCTCCCGGGCGGCGCGGGAAGAGGTCGGTATATTGGTAAAGAAATTCCCGCTGTATAAGGGCCTCATTAAAGACCTCGAGAGGAGATAA
- a CDS encoding saccharopine dehydrogenase C-terminal domain-containing protein encodes MVFNNKVLIIGYGSVSRCTLPVLLKNIKIPYKNITVIDFIDYRKALKPWTDKGIRYFQEKITPFNMTTILSKYVSAGGLIIDLAWNIDCIEILTWCHDNKVLYVNTSVEVWDPYADIHNKSPYEKSLYYRQMLIRDVISKWNGADSTSAVIDHGANPGLISHFTKQGILDIAEKLLREKGAPKKETNAVERLVREKNFSHLAMKLGIKVIHCSERDTQITDRPKEVDEFVGTWSIEGFREEGISPAELGWGTHEKKLPALANIPPHGPGNQIFLSQMGINTWVRSWIPDQEIIGMVIRHGEAFSISDKLTVWKNGKAVYRPTVHYAYMPCHESLSSLYELRCRNYELQPKCRIMNDEITTGADTLGALLMGHRYSSWWTGSILSIGESRRLVGHQNATTMQVAIGVVSAVMWMIENPRKGICAPDDLPHDHVLAIAKPYLGKFVSKPYSWTPLLNYRVFFKENTAAYPDKKNLWCFHNFLFKP; translated from the coding sequence ATGGTATTTAATAATAAGGTGCTGATAATCGGATACGGCTCGGTGTCGAGATGTACGCTGCCGGTCCTCCTGAAGAACATCAAGATCCCGTATAAGAATATAACCGTCATAGATTTCATCGATTACCGCAAGGCGCTGAAGCCCTGGACAGACAAGGGCATAAGATATTTCCAGGAGAAGATCACGCCGTTCAACATGACGACGATACTCTCGAAGTACGTCTCCGCCGGCGGGCTCATCATAGACCTCGCCTGGAATATCGACTGTATCGAGATACTCACCTGGTGCCATGACAATAAGGTCCTCTACGTCAACACCTCCGTCGAGGTTTGGGACCCGTATGCCGATATCCACAATAAGAGCCCTTACGAAAAGTCGCTCTATTACAGGCAGATGCTGATACGCGACGTCATCTCTAAATGGAACGGCGCAGATTCCACGAGCGCCGTGATAGACCACGGCGCCAACCCGGGATTGATATCCCATTTCACAAAACAGGGTATCCTCGATATAGCGGAAAAGCTGCTGAGGGAGAAGGGCGCGCCGAAGAAGGAGACGAATGCCGTCGAGCGCCTCGTCCGGGAAAAGAATTTTTCGCATCTTGCCATGAAGCTCGGGATAAAGGTCATACACTGCAGCGAGCGCGACACCCAGATAACCGACAGGCCCAAGGAAGTGGATGAGTTCGTCGGGACATGGAGCATCGAAGGGTTCAGGGAGGAAGGCATATCCCCTGCCGAGCTCGGATGGGGAACACATGAGAAGAAGCTCCCCGCGCTGGCCAACATCCCTCCCCACGGCCCCGGAAATCAGATATTCCTGTCGCAGATGGGTATCAATACGTGGGTCAGGTCATGGATACCGGACCAGGAGATCATCGGCATGGTCATACGCCACGGGGAGGCGTTCTCCATATCCGATAAGCTGACCGTATGGAAGAACGGGAAGGCCGTCTACAGGCCGACCGTCCACTACGCCTACATGCCGTGCCACGAAAGCCTCTCTTCCTTGTATGAGCTCCGCTGCAGGAATTACGAACTTCAGCCGAAGTGCAGGATCATGAACGATGAGATCACGACCGGCGCCGACACGCTCGGGGCGCTCCTCATGGGACACCGTTATAGCTCATGGTGGACGGGGAGCATCCTCAGCATCGGGGAGTCGAGGCGTCTCGTCGGGCACCAGAACGCCACGACGATGCAGGTGGCTATAGGCGTCGTCTCGGCGGTCATGTGGATGATAGAGAACCCGCGGAAGGGCATATGCGCCCCGGACGACCTGCCGCATGATCATGTCCTCGCTATCGCGAAGCCGTACCTCGGCAAATTTGTCTCTAAACCTTACTCCTGGACACCCTTATTGAACTACCGCGTATTCTTCAAAGAGAACACCGCGGCGTACCCGGACAAGAAGAATCTCTGGTGCTTCCATAATTTTCTCTTCAAACCTTAA
- a CDS encoding type III PLP-dependent enzyme: MKNGEKDIPPAHLQEIAKKNGTPVFVIDHEKIRQNYGEFKESMPRVQAYYAVKANSNPEIVKTLYSLGASFDVASFPEFMIVYENIKRLPDKERQDFIWDKIIYANTIKQEETLRELDPYKPLVTYDNIEELKKIKKFCPHAGVVLRIKVPNTGSMVELSSKFGADPGEAVDLILEAFNMGLVVEGISFHVGSQCNNFENYMQALQLSASIFKESESRGHKIKILDIGGGFPVKYNSKVKAFKTLARKLNTEIDRMFPKDIEILAEPGRFMVANAGTLVAKIIGKAVRDGKTCYYIDDGIYHTFSGILFDHCIYPIRSFKDGEKKICAVFGPTCDALDTISVAEELPELEIGDLLYAENIGAYSLASSTHFNGFPPARVVHINK, translated from the coding sequence ATGAAAAACGGCGAAAAGGATATCCCCCCGGCCCATCTTCAGGAGATAGCAAAAAAGAACGGCACCCCGGTATTCGTCATAGACCATGAAAAGATAAGACAGAACTACGGGGAGTTCAAGGAGAGCATGCCCCGCGTCCAGGCATACTATGCCGTGAAGGCAAATTCGAACCCGGAGATCGTGAAGACGCTCTATTCGCTCGGCGCGAGCTTCGACGTGGCGTCGTTCCCGGAGTTCATGATCGTATATGAGAATATAAAACGCCTCCCGGACAAGGAACGGCAGGACTTCATCTGGGACAAGATAATCTACGCCAATACGATAAAGCAGGAAGAGACGCTGCGCGAGCTCGACCCTTACAAGCCGCTCGTGACATACGACAATATAGAGGAATTGAAGAAGATAAAGAAATTCTGCCCGCACGCCGGCGTCGTATTGAGGATAAAGGTGCCGAATACCGGTTCTATGGTGGAGCTCTCTTCGAAGTTCGGGGCCGACCCCGGAGAGGCGGTCGACCTGATACTCGAGGCGTTCAATATGGGCCTCGTCGTCGAGGGTATAAGCTTCCACGTAGGAAGCCAGTGCAACAACTTCGAGAATTATATGCAGGCCCTGCAGCTCTCCGCCTCCATATTCAAAGAGTCGGAATCGCGCGGCCACAAGATAAAGATACTCGATATAGGAGGCGGGTTCCCCGTCAAGTACAACAGTAAGGTGAAGGCCTTCAAGACGCTGGCGAGGAAACTTAATACCGAGATAGACAGGATGTTCCCAAAGGATATCGAGATACTGGCGGAGCCGGGGCGCTTCATGGTGGCTAATGCCGGCACGCTCGTGGCAAAGATCATAGGCAAGGCGGTCCGCGACGGCAAGACCTGCTACTACATAGATGACGGGATATACCACACCTTCTCCGGCATCCTCTTCGACCACTGCATATATCCGATAAGGTCGTTCAAGGACGGCGAGAAGAAGATATGTGCCGTCTTCGGCCCGACCTGCGACGCGCTGGACACGATCTCGGTCGCCGAGGAACTGCCGGAACTCGAGATAGGCGACCTCCTCTACGCGGAGAACATAGGGGCGTACAGCCTCGCCTCCTCAACGCACTTCAACGGCTTCCCTCCGGCGAGAGTAGTTCATATCAATAAATAG
- the purC gene encoding phosphoribosylaminoimidazolesuccinocarboxamide synthase: MNKLKQIYEGKAKKLYETEDPDLVIQEFKDDATAFDATKRGTIVNKGVVNNKLSEKIFTLLAKDGIPTHFVKRLNDRDMLVKRVKIVPVEVTIRNIVAGGMAKLLGLEEGIVLKEPVLEYHYKEDKLHDPLINDYHIAALGIATRKEMDAIKKYSFRINDALRNFFDSKGLTLVDFKLEFGLYKGKVTLADEISPDTCRLWDKTTKEKLDKDRFRRDLGNVEEAYQEVLRRVME; encoded by the coding sequence ATGAATAAGCTTAAGCAGATATACGAAGGGAAAGCGAAGAAGCTGTACGAGACCGAAGACCCGGACCTCGTGATACAGGAGTTCAAGGATGACGCGACGGCGTTCGACGCGACGAAGCGCGGCACGATAGTGAATAAAGGGGTGGTCAATAATAAGCTATCGGAGAAGATCTTCACGCTCCTGGCGAAGGACGGCATACCCACGCATTTCGTCAAGCGTCTGAACGACCGCGACATGCTCGTAAAGCGGGTCAAGATAGTGCCCGTGGAGGTGACGATACGCAATATAGTCGCGGGAGGCATGGCGAAGCTCTTGGGGCTGGAAGAGGGGATAGTCCTCAAAGAGCCGGTCCTGGAGTACCACTACAAGGAAGATAAGCTCCATGACCCGCTGATAAACGATTACCACATCGCGGCCCTCGGCATCGCCACCAGGAAAGAGATGGACGCCATAAAGAAGTATTCGTTCAGGATAAACGATGCACTCAGGAATTTTTTTGATTCGAAGGGGCTGACACTCGTCGACTTCAAGCTCGAGTTCGGCCTGTACAAAGGGAAGGTGACCCTGGCCGACGAGATATCCCCGGATACATGCCGCCTTTGGGACAAGACGACGAAGGAAAAGCTCGACAAGGACCGGTTCCGCCGTGACCTCGGCAATGTCGAAGAGGCATACCAGGAAGTGCTGCGGAGAGTGATGGAGTGA
- the rpiB gene encoding ribose 5-phosphate isomerase B — protein MKIAIGSDHGGYELKGELIKFLRAEGHDVRDHGTHSKESCDYPLIGFEVARAVGEEKAERGILICRTGVGMVIIANKVSNVRAVACYDVRMARSSREHNDCNVVVLAADYTDAKSAKEIVKVWLATGHLGDRHARRVKQIKEIESKIKGK, from the coding sequence ATGAAGATAGCTATAGGGAGCGACCACGGCGGTTATGAATTAAAGGGGGAGCTGATAAAATTTCTCAGGGCCGAAGGGCATGATGTCAGGGACCACGGTACCCATTCGAAAGAGTCGTGCGATTACCCGCTGATAGGGTTCGAGGTGGCCAGGGCGGTGGGCGAGGAGAAGGCGGAGAGGGGTATATTGATATGCAGGACCGGCGTAGGCATGGTCATAATCGCCAATAAGGTCTCCAACGTAAGGGCCGTCGCCTGTTATGACGTGCGGATGGCGAGATCATCCAGGGAACATAACGATTGTAACGTCGTAGTCCTGGCGGCCGATTACACGGACGCGAAGAGCGCAAAAGAGATAGTTAAGGTGTGGCTCGCTACCGGCCATCTCGGGGACCGGCACGCGCGGCGCGTGAAACAGATAAAAGAGATCGAATCAAAAATAAAAGGGAAGTAG